The genomic window GTCCAATTAGAGGGTGTGGAATTAGGTTTGGGTTATGTCTTAGCAGCAATTAGTTTTGTAGTTCTGCCCACTTTCTTAATTGGGATAGTAGCTTATTATTTTCCTCCTCACCCTCATGATCCTATTAGTTGGTTGCCTTATATCTGGACAATATTCACTTTTTTGTCGCATTTATCAATTATTATTTGGATTTTTATAGAAATTTATCAAATACCAATAGCTGTATATTTGCAAGCATTGAATAGATGGAGAAATAGACAAATGGAAAGATAGGGAAAAATTACGCATTGATGAATATATCTATCAAGATGAGTATAGCGATCGCCTACAATGGGGTAACGCATCATTAAAATTTCTTAGCTGTTTCGTATAAAAAGATTCTCTATTAAAACATCTTATGAGCGAACTGGAGCGATATTATAGGGTATTAGAATTAGAACCTGGTGCGACCCTTGAGGAAGTTAATCAGGCTTATAAAGATTTGGTGTTTGTATGGCATCCAGATCGTCTACCTAAAGATAACCTCCGCTTACAACAAAAAGCACAAGACAAGCTCAAAGCAATTAATGAAGCGCGTGAAAGATTGCGTTCTTTGAATGGTAAAAACCAAAATATTTATCATTCTTCATCACCTCAACCTCAAAACCCATCCCCAAATAACTACCAGCCACCCAAGCAAAATTCAGATTTAAGTGGTAAAGACTTCAGCAGAGCAAATTTAAGTAACAAAGATTTATCCGGCAGAAACCTCAGTTATGCT from Nostoc sp. UHCC 0870 includes these protein-coding regions:
- a CDS encoding pentapeptide repeat-containing protein, which encodes MSELERYYRVLELEPGATLEEVNQAYKDLVFVWHPDRLPKDNLRLQQKAQDKLKAINEARERLRSLNGKNQNIYHSSSPQPQNPSPNNYQPPKQNSDLSGKDFSRANLSNKDLSGRNLSYANLSGADLSDTFMHKVILRGADLSEANLFRANLLLADLREANLRAANLIGADLSGADLRGADLTGARIRSGDRLLVKLIGANLAGAIMPDGLVHK